The following are encoded together in the Acidovorax sp. KKS102 genome:
- the cphA gene encoding cyanophycin synthetase: MDVTRTRALRGPNLWSRHMAIEAVVTCAENERAVGQMAGFEARLRALFPAIGALHPETGGGDVSLAHVLQTAALALQAQAGCPVTFARTTATTDAGVYQVVVEYSEEAVGRKAFEYAQQLVEAALGNGSFDADAVIADLRELDEDERLGPSTGSIVEAAVARGIPYRRLTRGSLVQFGWGSKQRRIQAAEVDSTSAVAESIGQDKDLTKRLLHAAGVPVPLGKPVDSVDEAWEVALKVGLPVVVKPQDGNQGKGVTVNITDRAQLEEAYKNAADYGTVMVERFLPGHDFRLLVVGDQLVAAARREPPQVLGDGEHTVRQLVDVVNQDPRRGEGHATSLTKIRLDDIAVARLAMQGLTPESVPEKGQRVILRNNANLSTGGTATDVTDDVHPEVAARAVAAAQMVGLHICGVDMVAETVLRPLEEQGGGFVEVNAAPGLRMHLAPSYGKPRNVGAAMVDKLFAYGDDGRIPTVAVTGTNGKTTTARLIAHLFTAQGLRVGMTNTDGVYVNGRQIDSGDCSGPKSARNVLLHPEVDAAVFETARGGILREGLGFDRCQVAVVTNIGAGDHLGLNYITTVEDLAVLKRVIVQNVAPTGYAVLNAADPIVAAMASSCPGKVIYFASDRHHPVMVTHRAQGHRTVYVDGDSIVASEGSWRETIHLRDVPITRNGKIGFQVENVMASVAAAWGVGMPWQTIRRGLSGFVNDSDNAPGRFNIMDYRGATVIADYGHNPDAMRALVQAVDALPGKRRSVVISGAGDRRDEDIREQTVILGAAFDDVILYQDAAQRGRADGEVMALLREGLAGAPRTTHVEEIRGEFIAIDAALARLQPGDLCLVLVDQVEEALAHLAQRCTEGETTA, encoded by the coding sequence ATGGATGTAACCCGCACCCGGGCCCTGCGCGGCCCCAACCTCTGGAGCCGCCACATGGCCATCGAGGCCGTGGTGACCTGCGCCGAGAACGAGCGCGCCGTGGGCCAGATGGCCGGATTCGAAGCCCGCCTGCGGGCCCTGTTCCCTGCCATCGGCGCGCTGCACCCGGAAACCGGTGGCGGCGACGTGTCGCTGGCCCACGTGCTGCAAACCGCCGCGCTGGCCCTGCAGGCGCAGGCCGGCTGCCCCGTGACCTTTGCGCGCACCACCGCCACCACCGATGCGGGCGTGTACCAGGTGGTCGTCGAATACAGCGAAGAAGCCGTGGGCCGCAAGGCGTTTGAATACGCACAACAGCTCGTCGAGGCCGCACTGGGCAACGGCAGCTTTGACGCAGACGCCGTGATCGCAGACCTGCGCGAGCTGGACGAGGACGAGCGCCTGGGCCCCAGCACCGGCTCCATCGTCGAAGCCGCCGTGGCCCGGGGCATTCCCTACCGCCGCCTCACACGCGGCAGCCTGGTGCAGTTTGGCTGGGGCTCCAAGCAGCGCCGCATCCAGGCGGCCGAGGTCGATTCGACCAGCGCAGTGGCTGAATCCATCGGCCAGGACAAGGACCTGACTAAGCGCCTGCTGCATGCGGCCGGTGTGCCCGTGCCCCTGGGCAAGCCCGTGGACAGCGTGGACGAAGCCTGGGAAGTCGCCCTCAAGGTCGGCCTGCCCGTGGTGGTCAAGCCGCAAGACGGCAACCAGGGCAAGGGCGTCACCGTCAACATCACCGACCGCGCACAGCTCGAAGAAGCCTACAAGAACGCCGCCGACTACGGCACCGTGATGGTCGAGCGCTTTTTGCCCGGCCACGACTTCCGTCTGCTGGTGGTGGGCGACCAGCTGGTGGCCGCCGCACGCCGCGAGCCGCCCCAGGTGCTGGGCGATGGCGAACACACCGTGCGCCAGCTGGTGGACGTGGTCAACCAGGACCCGCGCCGTGGCGAAGGCCACGCCACCTCGCTGACCAAGATCCGCCTGGATGACATTGCCGTGGCCCGCCTGGCCATGCAAGGCCTGACGCCCGAATCGGTGCCCGAAAAAGGCCAGCGCGTCATCCTGCGCAACAACGCCAACCTGTCCACCGGTGGCACTGCCACTGACGTGACCGACGACGTGCACCCCGAGGTCGCCGCCCGCGCCGTGGCCGCCGCCCAGATGGTGGGCCTGCACATCTGCGGCGTGGACATGGTGGCCGAGACCGTGCTGCGCCCGCTCGAAGAGCAAGGCGGCGGCTTTGTGGAAGTGAACGCCGCCCCCGGCCTGCGCATGCACCTGGCGCCCAGCTACGGCAAGCCCCGCAACGTGGGGGCTGCCATGGTGGACAAGCTGTTTGCCTACGGCGACGACGGCCGCATCCCCACCGTGGCCGTCACCGGCACCAACGGCAAGACCACCACCGCCCGCCTGATTGCGCACCTGTTCACCGCACAGGGCCTGCGCGTGGGCATGACCAACACCGACGGCGTGTACGTGAACGGCCGCCAGATCGACAGCGGCGACTGCAGCGGCCCCAAGAGCGCCCGCAACGTGCTGCTGCACCCCGAGGTGGACGCCGCCGTGTTCGAGACCGCACGGGGCGGCATCCTGCGCGAAGGCCTGGGCTTTGACCGCTGCCAGGTGGCCGTGGTCACCAACATCGGCGCGGGCGACCACCTGGGCCTGAACTACATCACCACGGTGGAAGACCTGGCCGTGCTCAAGCGCGTGATCGTGCAGAACGTGGCCCCCACGGGCTACGCCGTGCTCAACGCGGCCGACCCCATCGTGGCGGCCATGGCATCGTCGTGCCCCGGCAAGGTCATCTACTTTGCGAGCGACCGCCACCACCCCGTGATGGTCACGCACCGCGCCCAAGGCCACCGCACCGTGTATGTGGATGGCGACTCCATCGTGGCCTCGGAAGGCTCGTGGCGCGAGACCATCCACCTGCGTGACGTGCCCATCACGCGCAACGGCAAGATCGGCTTCCAGGTCGAGAACGTCATGGCCTCTGTGGCCGCAGCCTGGGGCGTGGGCATGCCCTGGCAGACTATCCGCCGGGGCCTGTCGGGCTTTGTGAACGACAGCGACAACGCCCCTGGCCGCTTCAACATCATGGACTACCGGGGTGCGACGGTGATCGCCGACTACGGCCACAACCCCGACGCCATGCGCGCGCTGGTGCAGGCCGTAGACGCCCTGCCCGGCAAGCGCCGCAGCGTGGTCATCAGCGGCGCGGGCGACCGGCGCGACGAAGACATCCGCGAGCAGACCGTGATTTTGGGCGCCGCGTTTGATGACGTGATCCTGTACCAGGACGCCGCCCAGCGTGGCCGCGCCGACGGCGAAGTGATGGCCCTGCTGCGCGAAGGCCTGGCGGGCGCCCCCCGCACCACGCATGTGGAAGAGATCCGTGGCGAGTTCATCGCCATCGACGCGGCGCTGGCCCGCCTGCAACCCGGCGACCTGTGCCTGGTGCTGGTGGACCAGGTGGAAGAAGCCCTGGCCCACTTGGCCCAGCGCTGCACCGAAGGCGAGACCACGGCATGA
- the cphA gene encoding cyanophycin synthetase, translated as MAKLNDIQLLRINYLRGPNIWTYRPVLEVWLDLGELEDYPSNTIPGFNDRLTAWLPALIEHHCGVGERGGFLQRLQEGTWCGHVLEHIVIELLNLAGMPTGFGQTRSTSQRGVYRMVFRARDESVARVALAQGHALIMAAINDQPFDVQAAVARVRTEVDDQYLGPSTACIVTAATDRGIPHIRLNDGNLVQLGYGARQRRIWTAETEYTSAIAEGIASDKDLTKSLLKSCGVPIPEGQVVNSPEEAWEAAQDIGLPVVVKPSDGNHGRGVTLDLRKKEDIEAAYHVAYPEGSDVMVERFIPGDEHRILVVGGKVVAAARGEVVSITGNGRNTVKELIDSQLNSDPRRGYEEEYPLEIIDLATDTKVQLELKRQDLDADSVPAAGRQVVVQRNGNVAVDCTDDVHPEVAYIAQLAAKVVGLDIAGIDMVARDISKPLHTQGGAIVEVNAGPGLLMHLKPAVGAPRPVGQAIAEHLFPSDADDEGPAGRIPLVGVAGTRNTATISRVVAWLLHLSGHHTGLACRDGLFLDRRLVEATDCAHWEAAHRLLMNKMVQAAVIESDARTILRDGLAYDRCQVGVVTDMDGVETLAEFDVHEQDQMTKVMRTQVDVVLAEGAAVLNAAIPQVADLAPLSDGDVVLYAQDGTLPVIAEHRAKDNGRAVFVKNGRVVLATGSAEHVLGALSDLTFGRNAVVPDTDALLAAIGAAWALDIAPDLIGAGIKTFEPELVPTAALRS; from the coding sequence ATGGCGAAACTCAACGACATCCAACTGCTTCGCATCAACTACCTGCGGGGCCCCAATATCTGGACCTACCGGCCGGTCCTGGAAGTCTGGCTGGACCTGGGCGAGCTGGAGGACTACCCCTCCAACACCATCCCCGGCTTCAATGACCGCCTGACGGCGTGGCTGCCCGCGCTGATCGAACACCACTGCGGCGTGGGCGAACGCGGCGGCTTCCTGCAACGCCTGCAGGAGGGCACCTGGTGCGGCCACGTGTTAGAGCACATCGTGATCGAGCTGCTCAACCTAGCGGGCATGCCCACCGGCTTTGGCCAGACGCGCAGTACCAGCCAGCGCGGCGTGTACCGCATGGTGTTCCGCGCCCGCGACGAGAGCGTGGCCCGCGTGGCACTGGCCCAGGGCCATGCGCTGATCATGGCGGCCATCAACGACCAGCCTTTTGATGTGCAAGCCGCCGTGGCCCGCGTGCGCACCGAGGTGGACGACCAGTACCTCGGCCCCAGCACCGCCTGCATCGTCACCGCCGCCACCGACCGGGGCATCCCCCACATCCGCCTGAACGACGGCAACCTGGTGCAGCTGGGCTATGGCGCCCGCCAGCGCCGCATCTGGACCGCCGAGACCGAATACACCAGCGCGATTGCCGAAGGCATCGCCAGCGACAAGGACCTGACCAAGAGCCTGCTCAAGTCCTGCGGCGTTCCCATTCCTGAAGGCCAGGTGGTCAACAGCCCCGAGGAAGCCTGGGAAGCCGCGCAAGACATCGGCCTGCCCGTGGTGGTCAAGCCCTCCGATGGGAACCACGGCCGGGGCGTGACGCTGGACCTGCGCAAGAAGGAAGACATCGAAGCGGCCTACCACGTGGCCTACCCCGAGGGCAGCGACGTGATGGTGGAGCGCTTCATCCCCGGCGACGAGCACCGCATCCTGGTGGTCGGCGGCAAGGTGGTCGCCGCCGCACGCGGCGAGGTGGTCAGCATCACCGGTAACGGCCGCAATACGGTCAAGGAACTCATCGACAGCCAGCTCAACTCCGACCCTCGCCGTGGCTATGAGGAAGAGTACCCGCTGGAGATCATCGACCTGGCCACCGACACCAAGGTACAGCTGGAACTCAAGCGCCAGGACCTGGACGCTGACTCGGTGCCCGCCGCTGGCCGCCAAGTGGTGGTGCAGCGCAACGGCAACGTGGCCGTGGACTGCACGGACGACGTGCACCCCGAGGTGGCCTACATCGCCCAACTCGCCGCCAAGGTGGTGGGCCTGGACATCGCCGGCATCGACATGGTGGCCCGCGACATCTCCAAGCCCCTGCACACGCAGGGTGGCGCGATTGTGGAAGTGAACGCAGGCCCCGGCCTGCTCATGCACTTGAAGCCTGCTGTGGGCGCGCCCCGCCCCGTGGGGCAGGCGATTGCCGAGCACCTGTTCCCCTCCGATGCCGATGACGAAGGCCCCGCGGGCCGCATCCCCTTGGTGGGCGTGGCAGGCACGCGCAACACCGCCACCATCTCGCGCGTGGTGGCCTGGCTGCTGCACCTGAGCGGCCACCACACTGGCCTGGCTTGCCGTGATGGACTCTTTCTGGACCGCCGCCTTGTGGAAGCCACCGACTGCGCCCACTGGGAAGCCGCACACCGCCTGCTGATGAACAAGATGGTGCAGGCCGCCGTGATCGAAAGCGACGCCCGCACCATCTTGCGCGACGGCCTGGCCTATGACCGCTGCCAGGTGGGCGTGGTGACCGACATGGACGGCGTGGAAACGCTGGCCGAGTTTGACGTGCACGAACAGGACCAGATGACCAAGGTCATGCGCACCCAGGTGGACGTGGTGCTGGCAGAAGGCGCTGCGGTGCTCAATGCGGCCATCCCCCAGGTGGCCGACCTGGCCCCTCTGTCGGACGGCGATGTGGTGCTGTATGCGCAGGACGGCACGCTGCCCGTGATTGCCGAGCACCGCGCCAAGGACAACGGCCGCGCGGTCTTCGTTAAGAACGGCCGCGTGGTCCTGGCCACGGGCAGTGCCGAGCATGTGCTTGGCGCCCTGTCCGACCTCACCTTTGGCCGCAACGCCGTAGTGCCCGATACCGACGCCCTGCTGGCCGCTATCGGCGCGGCCTGGGCGCTAGACATTGCCCCCGACCTGATCGGCGCAGGCATCAAGACCTTCGAGCCCGAGTTGGTCCCCACTGCCGCCCTGCGGTCTTGA
- a CDS encoding DsbA family oxidoreductase, which produces MTTTLKIDFVSDVSCPWCIIGLKALEQAADRLQGEVALDLHFQPFELNPQMGPEGQDIGEHLQEKYGATPEQSQKNREAIAARGAALGFTFSMDKRSRIYNTFDAHRLLHWAEEKGVQAALKKALFKAYFTDGQDPSNHEVLVRVASEVGLDAAEARALLASDRYADEVREREQFYLQNGIHSVPAIIINERHLIQGGQPVEVFEQALRQIATQG; this is translated from the coding sequence ATGACCACCACCCTCAAAATCGATTTCGTCTCCGATGTCTCCTGCCCCTGGTGCATCATCGGCCTCAAGGCGCTGGAGCAGGCAGCGGACCGGCTTCAGGGCGAGGTCGCGCTGGATCTGCACTTTCAGCCGTTCGAGCTGAATCCGCAGATGGGGCCAGAGGGCCAGGACATTGGCGAGCACCTGCAAGAAAAGTACGGCGCCACGCCCGAGCAGAGCCAGAAGAACCGCGAGGCCATTGCGGCGCGCGGTGCGGCCCTCGGGTTCACCTTCAGCATGGACAAGCGCAGCCGCATCTACAACACCTTTGATGCACACCGCCTGCTGCACTGGGCCGAAGAGAAGGGCGTGCAGGCTGCGCTGAAGAAGGCGCTGTTCAAGGCGTATTTCACCGACGGGCAGGACCCGAGCAACCACGAGGTGCTGGTGCGCGTGGCGAGCGAAGTGGGGCTGGATGCGGCCGAGGCGCGTGCGCTGCTGGCCTCAGACCGCTACGCCGACGAGGTGCGCGAACGCGAGCAGTTCTATCTGCAAAACGGCATCCATTCGGTGCCTGCCATCATCATCAACGAGCGCCACCTGATCCAGGGTGGGCAGCCGGTGGAGGTGTTTGAGCAGGCACTGCGGCAGATTGCCACGCAGGGTTGA
- a CDS encoding CreA family protein produces MTAARTLAAAAAVALAALTALAGGAAQAATAEKIGTVDTAFQWIGRDHDIIVEAYDDPGVQGVTCYVSRARIGGIKGTLGLAEDRAEASIACRQVGPISFPEPLKKQEEVFSERMSILFKRLRIVRMVDPARNTLVYLTYSDKLIDGSPQNSVTAVPVDRATAIPLRK; encoded by the coding sequence ATGACCGCCGCGCGCACGCTGGCAGCCGCAGCCGCTGTGGCCCTTGCTGCCCTCACCGCCCTTGCAGGCGGCGCAGCGCAGGCTGCAACTGCCGAAAAGATCGGCACCGTGGACACAGCCTTCCAGTGGATCGGCCGCGACCACGACATCATCGTCGAGGCCTATGACGACCCCGGCGTGCAGGGCGTGACCTGCTACGTGTCGCGCGCCCGCATCGGCGGCATCAAGGGCACCCTGGGCCTGGCCGAAGACCGCGCCGAGGCCTCCATTGCCTGCCGCCAGGTGGGGCCCATCAGTTTTCCCGAGCCGTTGAAAAAGCAGGAAGAAGTGTTCAGCGAACGCATGTCCATCCTGTTCAAGCGCCTGCGCATCGTGCGCATGGTGGACCCGGCCCGCAACACGCTGGTGTACCTCACCTACTCCGACAAGCTCATCGACGGCTCTCCGCAGAACAGCGTGACCGCAGTGCCGGTGGACCGCGCCACCGCCATCCCGCTGCGCAAGTGA